The Sabethes cyaneus chromosome 3, idSabCyanKW18_F2, whole genome shotgun sequence DNA window atattttttatgtgtataattgcacatactattcatatccgtataatttctatgtgtatttctaggcggattgtgtttatatgcggcacatgataatcatctagaatttcatatggaaatttactattagttatgtgcagaatattttgagtgtagttttcgattctatccagctttttacgagccataatggcgggcgtgttcgtaatatttgaacggcatttttgacaactccctaatacatcgcacgttttctttccgcgcgttcacggtaaaactaaaggaatgtacggaaagaaaatgtgcgatgtattagggaaatgtcaaaaatactgttcaaatattacgaacacgtccgccattatggctcgtaaaaagctggataaggaAAATTCgggcagacaggcagaaatccatttttataggtatggatttgtgtgggagccccgcCCCTCCCCTTAGTGGagagagggatctctaaccatcataagaaccttccctggcaccaaaaacccctacatgcaaattttcactccgatcggttcagtagttttcgattctataagaaacaagggcagacagaaatccatttttttataGGTTAGATTTATaataccttaccttaccttaccggtgtgttatttgctttgaaacTATGTTCtacgtttttttatttttttttctgcggGATATCATGTGTCATCATCGATTCGGCTCCTATGCTCCTATCATCATTGATGGTATTCAACCTATTCAACATAAAAACGCGCATTTTGTCTTCTGGCTGCTGGCAGCATCTGCTACGTTGGAACTTGGAAGCATCATTAAATAGCCTTCTCTACAATAATCCAGCAAGGAGCGGGCTTACTAATATCCTGGTAGGTTTATAAATGCTATGAATTGTGGTTTCATAATCCTGCGATCTTGCATATAAACTTATATCAAATTTTCGCATATTTTTTAAAGGTTCAAAGTGCCTTCGACGTCGCAAAATGGGTACCAACATTGAAAACACTGTAAGCATACATATATTCCATTGAACATAAAAACCTCTTATGAGTTGATAACCCTTATCTGCTTTTGAAATAAAGATGTTTTGGTGAATCGAGTTACTATGCCGAATTTGGTTATTAGGTTTGGTTTACTGTTTACAACCAATAATTTTGCACTTTTCCTCCTATGTATTTGTTACTGCTACGTGTAAAACGGGTTCTTAGCTGATTAGAAACGACTTCGCTATTAGAAGAAATTCAATGTCTATAAGAAATCAATGTGCATTacaacaaattttgttttattagtTATTATAGATTTTTTAAAGTAGGTACATGGTTTAGCATATGTATTTAACTATGGGTTAGGTACAACTTGCTACGATACACCGAATTACCTCATTATTAATCGCCTCTTTTGTTAAAAGGGTCTTCCGTTAAAAACTATATCGCGAATTAAGTACTGGATTGCATTTTTTTCTGTAAAGCTACTAACAAAATCAACCTTTAATCTTTTTCAGGCCACACATAGTGCCATTTACCGCGTTAGCGGCGAACGCACCTTGTTCGAATATGTTTCCGAGCAGAAGAATGCATTGGCTGCTTCAATTGCTGGCATTCCAGTGGAGGAAGCCACTTACCAGATAGAACTGGCACTGAGTTTCATGAAATACTATATGGAACGGGATGAGGACGGTTTAATGGATGAACCTACCGCCGTACATCGCTTGGTCGTTGATAAGCGCAAATCAGTGTTCGAAATCCTGCTAGACGTGCACTCGGCTATGCGTTCCACTTGCGTTGGATTTAGTCTGTATTTTGTTGGCGCGGATTCGTCGAAGAATGCGTTTATAGGAAAGCTGTTAGAGTTTACTAACTTTGATACGGGAGCTAAAGAGTTGAATATTCCCCCGATGAGTATGGATGCCTCGTTCTGCTCGATGATAGTTTTCGATTCCAGTGATCTGGAATCCGCCACTGATGTTCTAGCCAAAGCATGGGTGAACTGCTCGGTTCCATGGCTCATCAGAAGCGTACTCGTACAAGAAACTGTCCAGGAAAAGTTTATCCAACTGTTGGAGAGTAAACTGAAACCATTCACTGACAATGTGCCATTCGAGAAAAATCTTCGTACTGCCGTCAATAAAGCATCCAAGACTGGATTGAGATTGATTCAGAACCCGAAGGATGCTAAGGACCTGAAGCCAACTGTGGTGTATGGTTCTAGTGTGGATTTCTTTTTGGAGAATGATGGTAATGTAAGTCCTGTGGTTGTTATGAATGTTTTTAGAACTGCCAAGGAGGCGGTTGCCCTGGCAAATAAGGATAATGGCGGATCGGTGTCTCTTTGGACCGAAGAACTGTCGTTGGCTTTCGAGTGCGCATATGCGGTAGCTGCCCAAACAGTTTGGGTCAATTCGCATGCCCTTTTTAATCCGGCATTCCCATATACATTCCGTCGTAATGACTACTGTTACGGATCCAAGTACGCCATTTGCGAGAAAAAAGTTAAAACCATGTTTGTACCTACAGCGGAAAATCCTACTAACTCGTTCGAAAGGAACAGAGCTGCTATAAGTGCACTGGGAATCGCCTCTAGTGATGTAGCCGAGCAGCGTTTTTCTCTTGTGCGTAATGAGAACAATATTCACTACGAAATGGTTAGCATGCCGTACAAGATTGAGAACTACAATACCGGTAATCGCCTCCAGATTGTGGAAAACTTCTGGGACATGTTCCTTACAATCGATTCTTCCGATCGCTATTTGGCGATGGACTCCGTTCACAACCAGCGCAAGACTGTTGTCATTCCGTATGGAGTAAGCTTTGCTAACTAAATGTTGCTTATCAGATTAATGCATGTTGAGATTGAAATATTCGAATTACTTATCGTTATGCAGTAATGTTTTTCAATAAACGATTTACATTTTATACCGATGGTTGATCAATTCTGTTTGTTTATTACAAGCTGAGATTTTATTTGGAATCTTGAGCAATACACACTTAAATAATCATCTGATTAAGGAATTGGATGCttcataaaaataatttaacgcATAGTTTCAAATGATACCATTCTTTTTATTGAGAGTAGTTTCTAAAATGCAATTCTGTGTGAATCAGTATCGTTTTTCCGTGGACAGTCTTCATAGGAGGGCTGCTCATCGAGTGAGAAATCAATTAATATTATAAACTAATTGTGACCACTGTCCCATTGGGTTAATAGTAATTTTAGACATTATGCTGCCCATATACAAGCCTGATCGGTACCTACTGATATCTACTGTAATGAAATTTTATTGTCATACATAAAGTTCAGTTCACAGTCAAACCGTTCCGTTGCAAAATGGCTTGGCCGGTAAAGCTTAGACTAGTAGCTAACACATAAATTATATTCCTCACTGTATTTTGGATACATTTATCGCTGGCAATCAGCGGCATACACTGTACTGTACTAGGTATCTATAGTTTGAGCAATGTTCATCACCATATTCACCAAAAAGTGACTACCGTTCGTTGATATAGTAGTTGTACGTAGTGCCCTTCATCTAAACGCAAAGATCAAGCCTAAGCTTACTCGTCTGGAAATAGCTCACGTGCGGATTTCAGCGAGAAGATTCTCTTGTTGCGCAAGTACTGCTTCTTCTTGCGGAACTCTTCGTTTGTTCCGTGCAGGGTGTCCCACCAGCCGAAGAGTCCGTAGCATTGGTTGAATCTGCAA harbors:
- the LOC128744071 gene encoding uncharacterized protein LOC128744071, whose amino-acid sequence is MGTNIENTATHSAIYRVSGERTLFEYVSEQKNALAASIAGIPVEEATYQIELALSFMKYYMERDEDGLMDEPTAVHRLVVDKRKSVFEILLDVHSAMRSTCVGFSLYFVGADSSKNAFIGKLLEFTNFDTGAKELNIPPMSMDASFCSMIVFDSSDLESATDVLAKAWVNCSVPWLIRSVLVQETVQEKFIQLLESKLKPFTDNVPFEKNLRTAVNKASKTGLRLIQNPKDAKDLKPTVVYGSSVDFFLENDGNVSPVVVMNVFRTAKEAVALANKDNGGSVSLWTEELSLAFECAYAVAAQTVWVNSHALFNPAFPYTFRRNDYCYGSKYAICEKKVKTMFVPTAENPTNSFERNRAAISALGIASSDVAEQRFSLVRNENNIHYEMVSMPYKIENYNTGNRLQIVENFWDMFLTIDSSDRYLAMDSVHNQRKTVVIPYGVSFAN